The Primulina tabacum isolate GXHZ01 chromosome 7, ASM2559414v2, whole genome shotgun sequence genome includes a window with the following:
- the LOC142551171 gene encoding alkaline ceramidase-like — translation MTGGVSSFWGPVTSTHEWCEPNYAYSSYIAEYFNTISNVPCIILALIGLVNALRQRFEKRFSVLHISNMILSIGSMLYHATLQRLQQQGDETPMVWEMLLYIYIVYSPDWHYRSTMPTFLFLYGAVFAVAHALVHFDIAFKLHYALLCFLCIPRMYKYYIHTEDRSAKRLAKLYVITLLLGTLCWLIDRLLCKKITSWSFNPQGHALWHFLMGFNSYFANTFLMFCRAHQREWNPKVMYFFGIFPYVKIQKPKSQ, via the exons ATGACTGGTGGAGTATCAAGTTTTTGGGGCCCTGTCACGTCAACACACGAGTGGTGTGAACCTAATTATGCTTACTCTTCCTATATCGCTGAGTATTTCAACACCATCTCTAATGTTCCGTGCATCATTTTAGCACTCATTGGTCTTGTGAATGCATTGAGACAACGTTTTGAGAAAAGATTTAGCGTCCTTCACATATCAAATATGATACTTTCCATTGGCAGCATGTTGTATCATGCCACACTGCAGCGGCT GCAACAGCAAGGAGATGAAACACCTATGGTGTGGGAAATGCTCCTTTATATTTACATCGTATACTCTCCAGATTGGCATTATCGGAGCACAATGCCCACTTTCTTGTTTCTCTATGGTGCGGTCTTTGCTGTAGCACATGCACTCGTTCATTTCGACATCGCTTTTAAGCTGCACTATGCACTGCTTTGCTTTCTTTGCATTCCTAGGATGTACAAGTATTATATTCACACAGAAGACAGATCAGCTAAGCGACTTGCAAAGTTGTATGTCATCACTTTACTGCTTGGAACTCTATGCTGGCTGATTGACCGCCTTTTGTGCAAGAAAATCACAAGTTGGTCCTTCAATCCTCAGGGCCATGCACTGTGGCACTTTTTGATGGGTTTCAACTCATACTTTGCCAATACGTTTCTGATGTTCTGCCGTGCTCATCAACGGGAATGGAACCCAAAAGTGATGTACTTTTTCGGAATTTTTCCCTATGTGAAGATTCAAAAACCAAAGTCCCAATAG